Part of the Sphingomonas morindae genome, GGCGCTGCCGCCCGGCTTCGAGGCGCAGCTGCAGGGCAAGAGCGCCAATGCCCAGGCCGCGCTCTGGGCGCAGCAGCTCGGCTATATCGGCTTTGTCGGCCAGCGCGGCGTGCCGGCGGCCAAGGCGCAGGCCTGCCTGGCCGACACCAAGGCGGTCGATGCCTTCGCCAAGGCCCAGGCCGATGGCACGCAGAAGTACAACATCACCGGCACGCCCAGCTTCGTCCTGAACGGGGAGCCGCAGGCGTCCGTCTATGACTGGGCCTCGCTGGAGCCGCGCCTCAAGGCGGCGCTCGGCCAGTGAGGACCGGTCTGGCGCTTGCCGCCGCCTGTCTCGCGCTCGCCGCGTGCGATCGGGCGTCCCCGCCGCCGGCGGGCAACGAGGCCGGCGCCGCGCCGGCCGCGACCGCCTCGGCCGCGTCGCCGCCCGCCACGGCGGCCGCGTCCGGCTGGGTCGATCATGTCGAGATGACGCCGGATGGCGGCTGGCGCATGGGCGATCCCAAGGCCAAGGCGCGGCTGGTGGAATATGGCAGCTTCACCTGCCCGCATTGCGCCGCCTTCGCCGCCGAGGCGATGCCGGAGATCAAGCAGCTCGTCGCCAGCGGCCGGCTCAGCTTCGAGTTCCGGCCCTATGCGCGCGACGTGTTCGATCTCACCGCCGCTCTGGTGGCGCGCTGCGCGGGGGCGAGCGGCGCCTTCCCGGTCAGCGAGGAGATCTTCTCCACCCAGCAGACCTGGATCGGCAATGCGCAGAGCATGACGCCCGCCGATCAGAAGAAGATCGACGCGCTGCCCCCGAGCGAGCAGCTGCGCGCGGTGGCACGGGGCACCGGGCTCAACGCCTATGTCGGCAAGGCCGGGGTGGCGCCCGCCACGCTCGATCGCTGCCTGACCGATCCGGCCGCCGTGCAGGCGATCGTCGCGGTGCACGAAACCGCCAACAAGCGCTATAATCTCCAGGGCACGCCGCTTTTCCTGCTCAACGACGCGGTGATCGGCTCGGCCGATTGGGCCGCGCTCAAGCCGCGCGTCGAGGCCGCGGCGCGCTGAGCTTGGGCGATGCGGATCCGACGGCTGAAGCTTGCCGGCTTCAAGAGTTTCGTTGATCCGGCGGAACTCGTGATCGAGCCGGGGCTGACGGGCATCGTCGGCCCCAATGGCTGCGGCAAGTCCAATCTGCTCGAGGCGATCCGCTGGGTGATGGGGGAGGCCAGCCCCAAATCGCTGCGCGGCGGCGGCATGGACGATGTCATCTTCGCCGGCACCGCCCAGCGCCCCGCGCGCGCCTTTGCCGAGGTGGCGCTCGCGCTCGAGCGGACCCATGGCGATGGCGCCACCACCGAGGCCGAGGTCGTCCGCCGGATCGAGCGCGGCGCCGGCTCCGCCTATCGGCTCGACGGCCGCGATGTCCGCCAGAAGGATGTCGCGCTGCTGTTCGCCGATGCGGCCACCGGCGCGCACAGCCCGGCGCTGGTGAGCCAGGGACGGATCGGCGCGATCATCGCGGCGCGTCCGGCGGAGCGCCGGGCGATGCTGGAAGAAGCGGCGGGCATCGCCGGCCTGCATGTGCGCCGCCGCGATGCCGAGCAGAAGCTGCGCGCCACCGAGGCCAATCTCGAACGGCTGGACCAGCTGCTCGGCGAGATGGACGGGCGCGTCGCGACGCTCCGGCGCCAGGCGCGCGCGGCGGAGCGGTACCGGCTGCTCTCGGCCGAGATCCGTCTTGCCGAGGCGCGGCTCATCTATGCGCGCTGGCGCGATGCCGCCGCCGCCGCCGCCGCCGCCAGGCGCGAGGCCGAGGCGGCCGAAGCCGCCGTCGCGCGCGCCGGCGAGGCGCATCGCGCCGCCACCGAGGGCGTAGCGGGTGCGGCCGATGCGCTCGCCCGCGCGCGGCTGGCGGCGCAGGCGACGCGCGACGCGGCCGGCGAGGCGCGGCACGCGCGCGATGCGCTGCGCGGCGAGGCCGAGGCGCTGGAGCGCCGGCTCGCCGAACTCCACAGGCTGCGCGCCACCATCGAGCATGATCGGGCCCGCGAGGGCGCGCTCGCCGAGGATGCGGCGGCGGCGATCGCCCGGCTCGGGGCGGAAGGCGATGCGCTGGCGGTCCGCATCCTCCAGGCCGAGGCGAGCCGCCCGGAAACCGCCGCGCGGCTCGCCGAAACCGAAAGCGCGCTGCGCGACCGCGAGGTGGCGCTCGCCCAGGCGGTGGCGGCCGAGGCGGCGGAGCAGGCGGAAACGCGGATCGCGCGCGCGGCGCTCGCGGCGGCGCGCCAGCGGCTCGACCGCGCCGAGGCCGAGCGCCAGCGCATCGCGCGCGATCAGGCGGCGCTGGAGCGGCCCGATACGCTGGAGGCGGCGCGCGATGCCGCTCAGGCCACGAAGCGCGCGGCCGAAGCCGCGCTGGCGAACGCGCTGGCGGCGATCGAGACGGCCGAGGCGGCGCGCGCGGCGGCGGTGGCCGCGCGCGATTCGGCCCAGGCCGAGGCGGCGACGGCGCGCGCCGCGCTCGCCTCGCTCGAGGGCGAGGCCAAGGCGCTGGCGCGCTCGCTGCCGCCGGCGGGCCAGGATCGCGCGCTCGATCGGCTGCGGGTGGCGCCCGGCTTTGAACGCGCGCTGGCGGCGGCGCTGGGCGACGATCTCGCCGCGCCGATCGCCGCGACGGGGCGGCTCCGCTGGGATCCGGCGGCGGCGGCGCGGGCGGCGGCCGATACGCCGCTCGCCCCCGGCTGCACCCGGCTGCTCGATCATGTCGAGGCGCCGGTGGCGCTACACGCGCGGCTGGCGCAGATCGGCGTGGTGACCGGGGAGGAGGGCGGCGCCATCCCGCTGGCGCCCGGCCAGCGGCTGGTGACGCGCGACGGGCGGCTGCGGCGCTGGGACGGCTTTGTCGCGGACGATCAGGGCGCCGCCACCGCCGAGGGATTGATCCGCCGCAACCGCCTGGCCGCGCTGGAGCGCGACATTCCCGAAGCGCGCGCCGCGCTCGCCGCCGCCGAGGCGGAGGTGCGCGCGGCGGCGGCCGCGCTGGGCGAGGCGGAGCGGGCCGGGGCCTCCGCCCGGGCGGCCCGCGGCGCGGCCGAGGCGGAGGCGCGCGGCGCGCTGCTCGCGCAGGATCGCGCCGAGTCCGCGCTGGAGCGGCTTGCGGCGCGGCGGCTGGAGCTGGAAGGCCGCGCCGCGCGCGCGGCGGAGGAAGGCCAGGCGGCGCAGGGCGAGGCCGATCTCGCCGCCGCGCGTGTGGCGGCGCTGCCCGATGGCGCGGCCACCGCCGCCGCCATGGCCGCCGCGCGCGCCGCCGCCGAAGCGGCGCGGAGCCGCGTCGCTGAGCTGCGCGCCGATCTCGCGGCGCTGGATCGCGGCCTCGCCGCCGATCGCGAGCGCCGCGCCGCCGCCGCCGCGGAGAGCAAGAGCTGGCGCGGCCGGGCCGGCGATGCCGCGCGCCGCATCGCCGATCTCGCCGAGCGCGCCGCGCGCGCCGAGGCCGAGGCGTCCGCGCTCGCCCCCCGCCCGGCGGCGCTCGTCGCGCTGCTCGCGGACGCCGAGGCCGCCATGGCCGCCAGCGCGGCGCGCGCCGAGGCCGCCGCCGTCGAGGAGCGCGCCGCCGATCAGGCGCATCGCGCCGCCGAACGCGCCGCCGCCACCGCCGCCGAGGCCGTCGCCGCCGCGCGCGAGGCCCGCGCCACCGCCGCCGCGCGCATGGAAAATCATGATCTCCGCCGGGTGGAGATGGGCCGGATCGCGGGCGAGCGGTTCCAATGCCCCGCGCCGGTGCTCCCCGAGCGGCTCGGCTTCGCCCCCGACAGCGTCATGGCGGTGGAGGCGGAGTCGCAGCGCTTCGAGGCGCTCGGGCGCGATCGCGAGCGGCTTGGCCCGGTCAATCTCGTCGCCGAGCAGGAATTGGCCGAGATCGAGGCCGAACGCGGCAGCCAGGCGGCGCAGCGCGACGAGCTGACCGAGGCGGTGGCGCGGCTGCGCGGCTCGATCGCCAGCCTCAACCGCGAGGGGCGCACCCGGCTGCGCGCCGCCTTCGAGGCGGTGGATGGCCATTTCCGCCGCCTCTTCACGCGCCTGTTCGCGGGCGGCGAGGCGCATCTGGCGCTGGTCGACAGCGACGATCCGCTCGAGGCGGGGCTGGAGATCATGGCCCAGCCGCCGGGCAAGCGGCTCACCTCGCTCACCCTGCTGTCGGGCGGCGAGCAGGCCCTGACGGCGTGCGCGCTGATCTTCGCGCTGTTCCTCACCAATCCCGCGCCGCTCTGCGTGCTCGACGAGGTGGATGCGCCGCTCGACGACGCCAATATCGAGCGGTTCTGCGATCTGCTCGATCAGATGGTGCGCGAAACCGACACGCGCTATCTCGTCGTCACCCACAATGCGGTGACGATGGCGCGCATGCACCGGCTGTTCGGGGTCACGATGGTGGAGCGCGGCGTCTCGCGGTTGGTCTCGGTCGATCTCGGCGGCGCGGAGTCGCTGCTCGCGGCCGAATGAGGCACCCTTTCGACGCCTGGAGGGTTTTTTCGCCATGGACACGACCTTCGCCCCCATCGAGCAATCGCTCGTCCGCCTGAATGATGGCCGCATGATGCCGCAGCTCGGCTTCGGCGTTTTCAAGGTGCCCGCCGAGGAGGCGGCCGCGCTGGTCGGCGATGCGATCGTCGCCGGCTATCGCGCGATCGACACCGCCATGATCTACCAGAATGAGGAGGGCGTCGGCGCCGGCATCCGCGACAGCGGCGTCCCGCGCGACCAGATCTTCCTCACCACCAAATTGTGGAACGCCGATCAGGGCTATGACGCCACGCTGCGCGCCTTCGACGCCAGCGCCGAGCGGCTCGGCATGGCGCCCGACCTTTATCTCATCCACTGGCCCTGCCCCGCCAAGACGTTGTTCCTCGAGACGTGGAAAGCCTTTGTCCGGCTGCAGGAAGAGGGTCGGGTCCGCTCGATCGGCGTCTCCAACTTCCGCGAGAAGGATATCGAGCGGATCGTCCACCAGACGGGCGTCAAGCCGGTGCTCAACCAGATCGAGCTGCACCCGCGCTTCCAGCAGGTGGAGTTGCGCGCCTATCTGGACGAGAATGACATCGCGGTGGAAAGCTGGAGTCCGCTCGGCCAGGCGCAGATCCTGCAGGATCCGGTGATCACGCGCATCGCCGAGAAGCATGGCCGCAGCGCCGCGCAGGTGGTGATCCGCTGGCACCTCGATCAGGGCATCATCACCATCCCCAAGGCCGCCGATCGCAAGCACATGGTGGACAATCTCTCGGTCGGCGGCTTCAAGCTGGACGACGAGGATATGGACGCCATCGCCGCGCTCGACGATGCCGAGGGTCGGATCGGCCCGGATCCCTCCAGCTTCTCCTGATCGCGCCGGGGCGGGCCCGGGCGCCGGCCTCAGCCGGTCAGCTCGGCCAGCCGCGCGCCGATGCGGCGGAGATCGTCCACGAAGCGCGCATATTCCTCGGCCTTGCGGTCCGCCTCGGGGATGCGCAGCAAAAAGCTCGGATGCACGGTGATCCAGCATTCGCCGCCATCCGCCAGCCGCACCGGCGCCCCCCGCGCCCGCGAAATGGTGATCGAGCGCCCGGTGAGCGACTGGGCGGCGGTGACCCCGAGCGCGACCGTGAGCGCGGGGCGGACGATGTCGCGCTCCTGCTCGATCCACCAGCGGCAGGCCTCGATCTCGCCGCTGTCGGGTTTGGCGTGGATGCGCCGCTTGCCGCGCGGCTCGAACTTGAAGTGCTTGACCGCATTGGTGACATAGGCGCGGCTGCGGTCCACCCCGGCGTCGCCGAGCGCGCGATCGAACAGCTGGCCGGCCGGCCCGACAAAGGGGTGGCCCGCCAGATCCTCCTGATCGCCGGGCTGCTCGCCCACGAACATCAGCGGCGCGCCGGCCGGTCCCTCGCCGAACACGGTCTGCGTGGCCGGCTTCCACAAGGGGCAGCGCCGGCACTGGGCCGCCTCCTCGCGCAGCGCCTCGAGCGCGAGCGTGGCGTTGCCCGCCGGGCTGGTCTGGGCGGTCATGATCATCTCCCGTTCGCGGCGCTGGGCGTCGGCCACCAGCGCCGGGACCAACGCCGCCTCGGGCATGTTTTTCCAGTACTTCTTCGGCATTTCCCGCAGCATGGCGGCAGTCTTCAGCCGCGCCGGGTTGAAGATGGAGGCGTAATAGGTCTTCCAGGCGGCCTCGGCGGGATCGGCATCGGGCGCGTCGCCACGCTGCCCCGGCGGCCCCTCGGCGAGGCTGATGCCATCCCAGTGCAGGCTGAGCTGCGGCGTCAGGATCGACCAGCGCAGCGTGCTGAAGCGACGGACGAAGAAGCCGGCATTGGCGCGCACGATGTGATGCTCGGGCTCGTACCAGGCCACGAACCGCTCGCCCTCCGCTTCCTCCACCGCGCGGAAGCGGAGAAAGGCGTGCATCTT contains:
- a CDS encoding thioredoxin domain-containing protein translates to MRTGLALAAACLALAACDRASPPPAGNEAGAAPAATASAASPPATAAASGWVDHVEMTPDGGWRMGDPKAKARLVEYGSFTCPHCAAFAAEAMPEIKQLVASGRLSFEFRPYARDVFDLTAALVARCAGASGAFPVSEEIFSTQQTWIGNAQSMTPADQKKIDALPPSEQLRAVARGTGLNAYVGKAGVAPATLDRCLTDPAAVQAIVAVHETANKRYNLQGTPLFLLNDAVIGSADWAALKPRVEAAAR
- the smc gene encoding chromosome segregation protein SMC, which codes for MRIRRLKLAGFKSFVDPAELVIEPGLTGIVGPNGCGKSNLLEAIRWVMGEASPKSLRGGGMDDVIFAGTAQRPARAFAEVALALERTHGDGATTEAEVVRRIERGAGSAYRLDGRDVRQKDVALLFADAATGAHSPALVSQGRIGAIIAARPAERRAMLEEAAGIAGLHVRRRDAEQKLRATEANLERLDQLLGEMDGRVATLRRQARAAERYRLLSAEIRLAEARLIYARWRDAAAAAAAARREAEAAEAAVARAGEAHRAATEGVAGAADALARARLAAQATRDAAGEARHARDALRGEAEALERRLAELHRLRATIEHDRAREGALAEDAAAAIARLGAEGDALAVRILQAEASRPETAARLAETESALRDREVALAQAVAAEAAEQAETRIARAALAAARQRLDRAEAERQRIARDQAALERPDTLEAARDAAQATKRAAEAALANALAAIETAEAARAAAVAARDSAQAEAATARAALASLEGEAKALARSLPPAGQDRALDRLRVAPGFERALAAALGDDLAAPIAATGRLRWDPAAAARAAADTPLAPGCTRLLDHVEAPVALHARLAQIGVVTGEEGGAIPLAPGQRLVTRDGRLRRWDGFVADDQGAATAEGLIRRNRLAALERDIPEARAALAAAEAEVRAAAAALGEAERAGASARAARGAAEAEARGALLAQDRAESALERLAARRLELEGRAARAAEEGQAAQGEADLAAARVAALPDGAATAAAMAAARAAAEAARSRVAELRADLAALDRGLAADRERRAAAAAESKSWRGRAGDAARRIADLAERAARAEAEASALAPRPAALVALLADAEAAMAASAARAEAAAVEERAADQAHRAAERAAATAAEAVAAAREARATAAARMENHDLRRVEMGRIAGERFQCPAPVLPERLGFAPDSVMAVEAESQRFEALGRDRERLGPVNLVAEQELAEIEAERGSQAAQRDELTEAVARLRGSIASLNREGRTRLRAAFEAVDGHFRRLFTRLFAGGEAHLALVDSDDPLEAGLEIMAQPPGKRLTSLTLLSGGEQALTACALIFALFLTNPAPLCVLDEVDAPLDDANIERFCDLLDQMVRETDTRYLVVTHNAVTMARMHRLFGVTMVERGVSRLVSVDLGGAESLLAAE
- a CDS encoding aldo/keto reductase gives rise to the protein MDTTFAPIEQSLVRLNDGRMMPQLGFGVFKVPAEEAAALVGDAIVAGYRAIDTAMIYQNEEGVGAGIRDSGVPRDQIFLTTKLWNADQGYDATLRAFDASAERLGMAPDLYLIHWPCPAKTLFLETWKAFVRLQEEGRVRSIGVSNFREKDIERIVHQTGVKPVLNQIELHPRFQQVELRAYLDENDIAVESWSPLGQAQILQDPVITRIAEKHGRSAAQVVIRWHLDQGIITIPKAADRKHMVDNLSVGGFKLDDEDMDAIAALDDAEGRIGPDPSSFS
- a CDS encoding UdgX family uracil-DNA binding protein (This protein belongs to the uracil DNA glycosylase superfamily, members of which act in excision repair of DNA. However, it belongs more specifically to UdgX branch, whose founding member was found to bind uracil in DNA (where it does not belong), without cleaving it, appears to promote DNA repair by a pathway involving RecA, rather than base excision.); this translates as MALVRLAADDDVEGWRAAARGLALAGVPADAVHWQVGDGPADLFADAEPGVPPPAPGAEAFSVPRRFVELAETALLHADPERFARLYALLLRLRDQPRAIEDRADPLIRTIEDMAKAVRRDMHKMHAFLRFRAVEEAEGERFVAWYEPEHHIVRANAGFFVRRFSTLRWSILTPQLSLHWDGISLAEGPPGQRGDAPDADPAEAAWKTYYASIFNPARLKTAAMLREMPKKYWKNMPEAALVPALVADAQRREREMIMTAQTSPAGNATLALEALREEAAQCRRCPLWKPATQTVFGEGPAGAPLMFVGEQPGDQEDLAGHPFVGPAGQLFDRALGDAGVDRSRAYVTNAVKHFKFEPRGKRRIHAKPDSGEIEACRWWIEQERDIVRPALTVALGVTAAQSLTGRSITISRARGAPVRLADGGECWITVHPSFLLRIPEADRKAEEYARFVDDLRRIGARLAELTG